In Eriocheir sinensis breed Jianghai 21 chromosome 8, ASM2467909v1, whole genome shotgun sequence, the following proteins share a genomic window:
- the LOC126995749 gene encoding protein FAM8A1-like isoform X1 — MASAQRNKEEEQQQQYGSTEEYITALQGWMAQLYQLQCVAMSFPYFLATLHSQASQSVPLVHPAAEQPSASPSSPSPSATRTTTTTTPPPPQQQPQQQTQQQQQRQRQPQRGTEYKIPPVWKRLVAEVIDFVLLFVIKLAVTFAAVDTFDLLSDVKKYEFENLRADILADYHLAFQMTSEILVLELIHRVATCLFEALCLHRGSGGAGGATPGKKIVGLRVVFCEWVAPTAADQALVYPATDLGLARAVLRSVMKNFLLMFLFPVCFTFISFHHNRTIYDVLAGSIVVEDTPVRQRNNNNNNNNNNRN, encoded by the exons ATGGCTTCAGcacagaggaataaagaagaggagcagcagcagcagtatggcAGCACCGAGGAGTACATTACAGCATTGCAGGGATGGATGGCGCAGCTCTACCAGCTTCAGTGTGTAGCCAtgtccttcccttacttcctggCCACTCTGCACTCTCAA GCATCCCAGAGTGTTCCACTGGTCCACCCTGCAGCAGAACAGCCCTCTGcttccccttcatcaccatcaccatctgccactcgtaccaccaccaccacaaccccaccaccaccacaacaacagccacagcagcagacacagcagcaacaacagcgacaacgGCAACCACAGAGAG GGACAGAGTACAAGATCCCCCCTGTGTGGAAGCGGCTTGTGGCAGAAGTTATTGACTTTGTCCTCCTCTTTGTCATCAAGCTTGCCGTTACATTTGCTGCTGTAGACACCTTTGATCTCTT AAGTGACGTGAAAAAATATGAATTTGAAAATCTGAGAGCTGACATCCTTGCGGACTACCACTTAGCCTTCCAGATGACCTCGGAGATTCTAGTCCTTGAACTTATTCATCGAGTGGCTACTTGCCTTTTTGAG GCCCTGTGTCTACACCGTGGATCAGGGGGAGCTGGAGGGGCCACTCCTGGAAAGAAGATAGTGGGATTACGAGTGGTATTCTGTGAGTGGGTGGCACCAACAGCTGCAGACCAGGCTCTGGTGTACCCTGCAACAGACCTTGG GCTGGCTCGGGCTGTTTTGCGTTCAGTGATGAAGAACTTTTTGCTGATGTTTCTCTTCCCAGTCTGCttcaccttcatctccttccatcaCAACCGCACCATCTATGACGTCCTCGCCGGCTCCATAGTAGTGGAGGACACGCCTGTCCGGCAacgcaataataacaataataacaacaacaacaaccgaaactaa
- the LOC126995749 gene encoding protein FAM8A1-like isoform X2 yields the protein MASAQRNKEEEQQQQYGSTEEYITALQGWMAQLYQLQCVAMSFPYFLATLHSQASQSVPLVHPAAEQPSASPSSPSPSATRTTTTTTPPPPQQQPQQQTQQQQQRQRQPQRGTEYKIPPVWKRLVAEVIDFVLLFVIKLAVTFAAVDTFDLLSDVKKYEFENLRADILADYHLAFQMTSEILVLELIHRVATCLFEALCLHRGSGGAGGATPGKKIVGLRVVFCEWVAPTAADQALVYPATDLGLVREG from the exons ATGGCTTCAGcacagaggaataaagaagaggagcagcagcagcagtatggcAGCACCGAGGAGTACATTACAGCATTGCAGGGATGGATGGCGCAGCTCTACCAGCTTCAGTGTGTAGCCAtgtccttcccttacttcctggCCACTCTGCACTCTCAA GCATCCCAGAGTGTTCCACTGGTCCACCCTGCAGCAGAACAGCCCTCTGcttccccttcatcaccatcaccatctgccactcgtaccaccaccaccacaaccccaccaccaccacaacaacagccacagcagcagacacagcagcaacaacagcgacaacgGCAACCACAGAGAG GGACAGAGTACAAGATCCCCCCTGTGTGGAAGCGGCTTGTGGCAGAAGTTATTGACTTTGTCCTCCTCTTTGTCATCAAGCTTGCCGTTACATTTGCTGCTGTAGACACCTTTGATCTCTT AAGTGACGTGAAAAAATATGAATTTGAAAATCTGAGAGCTGACATCCTTGCGGACTACCACTTAGCCTTCCAGATGACCTCGGAGATTCTAGTCCTTGAACTTATTCATCGAGTGGCTACTTGCCTTTTTGAG GCCCTGTGTCTACACCGTGGATCAGGGGGAGCTGGAGGGGCCACTCCTGGAAAGAAGATAGTGGGATTACGAGTGGTATTCTGTGAGTGGGTGGCACCAACAGCTGCAGACCAGGCTCTGGTGTACCCTGCAACAGACCTTGG GTTGGtcagagaaggatga